In Podospora pseudopauciseta strain CBS 411.78 chromosome 3, whole genome shotgun sequence, one genomic interval encodes:
- a CDS encoding hypothetical protein (COG:E; EggNog:ENOG503NYIY) — protein MAPPKNERAFEANSSIVLVGCRGAGKRTLGFMGALHLRRRLVTEEHYFEKTTGLSRGEYLARHGREAFARQDIEVFKRMLDSNRTGCIIECGMSSLTGEAQDALRQYSSTNPVVYIHREKEQIARHLDAADLQQLLKADERHRSCSNFEYYNLYDPPNKSGGHISGTSSGASTPLNGRQSGPSKLLSAREDFTRFLDIVTGRGATKAWLESPFSVSSVPPEFRSYSYALRLRLSYLMDMDLEWEDFEARGDCVEFIIDHWPDDLMNVIARQIALIRRKLGIPIIYHVEENPRGERRRTPEEKDAMDADLLELGLRLGVDYISLDLQRHDEFVNRVLRHRGRSKIIGNFWYMGFGALAWQDDRQMENYKRAQGLGCEVVRMVRFCTNDSPAELLEGFKKRLQQEVPDPKPPLVAYDFSVLGVRTPLQSRILNPVKHPDMENERDHLATVSTYYHSYELLFRQFLLDPLQFYVLGSHVSYSLSPAMHSAAYDFCGMPHTFQDVTCSTIDRLNQICLSDSFGGASLTAPFKVAIMPHLKVKSHHATAIGAVNVLLPLRGKTSAILDHANSRNKAGPAREFFGDNTDWSSILTCLRRAISPRNFVQPSKTTGLVVGAGGMARAAIYALIQLGCRNIFIYNRTAPNANQVAQHFNDWAATQGIVGTKGGSHEICRVLPSLSEPWPRAYQPPTMVISCVPATSANGSAPADFEMPLDWLRSPTGGVVVELAYEPLVTPLVAQMHAVRDHMSPSWVVVDGLEVVAEMAIEAFELMTGRMAPKRLMKEVCRKTWEQQQQQQRQGSEMAMSSY, from the exons ATGGCTCCACCAAAGAATGAACGGGCCTTCGAGGCAAACTCATCCATTGTCCTCGTCGGATGCCGCGGGGCAGGGAAGCGGACCTTGGGATTCATGGGAGCCCTTCACCTACGCCGACGACTGGTCACAGAGGAGCACTACTTTGAGAAAACCACGGGATTATCACGTGGGGAGTATCTCGCCCGACATGGCAGGGAGGCCTTTGCCAGGCAGGATATCGAGGTGTTCAAACGAATGTTGGACAGCAACAGGACCGGGTGTATCATCGAATGTGGCATGAGCAGCCTTACGGGAGAGGCACAGGACGCACTAAGACAGTACTCCAGCACCAACCCAGTCGTCTACATTCACCGCGAAAAGGAGCAAATTGCCCGGCATTTGGACGCTGCCGACCTTCAACAGCTCCTGAAAGCCGACGAGCGGCATAGAAGCTGCTCCAATTTTGAGTACTACAACCTCTACGATCCCCCAAACAAATCTGGGGGTCACATTTCGGGCACGAGCTCGGGGGCCAGCACACCACTGAATGGCCGACAGTCTGGGCCATCGAAGCTTTTAAGTGCCAGGGAAGATTTTACCAGATTTCTCGACATCGTCACAGGGAGGGGCGCCACCAAGGCCTGGTTGGAGAGCCCATTTTCTGTGAGCTCAGTGCCACCGGAATTCCGGTCATATTCCTACGCGTTGCGACTCAGACTATCCTATTTGATGGACATGGATCTGGAATGGGAGGATTTTGAGGCGAGAGGAGATTGCGTCGAGTTTATCATCGATCACTGGCCAGACGATCTGATGAACGTTATTGCGAGACAAATCGCCTTGATAAGGAGAAAACTCGGCATTCCAATCATCTACCATGTGGAAGAAAACCCACGAGGGGAAAGACGAAGAACGCCGGAAGAAAAAGACGCCATGGATGCTGACTTGTTGGAGCTGGGCCTCCGTCTCGGCGTTGACTATATCAGCCTAGATCTCCAGCGCCATGACGAGTTTGTGAACCGGGTACTACGGCACAGAGGAAGGTCAAAGATCATTGGGAACTTCTGGTACATGGGCTTTGGGGCCCTTGCTTGGCAGGACGACAGACAGATGGAAAACTACAAGAGGGCTCAGGGACTAGGGTGCGAGGTGGTGCGGATGGTCCGCTTCTGCACAAATGACAGCCCGGCTGAGCTTCTGGAAGGCTTCAAGAAGAGGCTACAGCAAGAAGTACCAGACCCAAAGCCACCACTTGTGGCCTACGACTTTTCCGTCCTCGGCGTTCGGACACCACTGCAAAGCAGGATTTTGAATCCCGTGAAGCATCCAGATATGGAGAATGAGCGAGACCACCTTGCCACGGTCTCTACCTACTATCACTCGTATGAGTTGCTTTTCCGGCAGTTTCTTCTGGATCCGCTGCAGTTTTACGTGCTCGGCTCCCACGTATCATATTCGCTATCACCGGCCATGCATAGTGCGGCCTACGACTTCTGCGGGATGCCACACACTTTCCAGGATGTAACGTGCTCTACGATCGACAGGCTGAACCAGATCTGCCTATCAGACTCTTTTGGGGGGGCCAGCTTGACAGCCCCTTTCAAGGTTGCCATCATGCCCCATCTCAAAGTCAAGAGCCACCATGCCACCGCGATAGGAGCAGTCAACGTACTGCTTCCACTCAGGGGAAAGACGAGCGCCATTCTCGACCATGCCAACTCTCGAAACAAGGCCGGGCCTGCACGCGAGTTCTTTGGTGATAATACCGACTGGAGCTCCATTCTGACATGCCTTCGGAGGGCTATCAGTCCACGGAATTTTGTCCAGCCATCTAAAACTACCGGGTTAGTTGTTGGCGCCGGTGGCATGGCCAGAGCTGCCATCTATGCGCTGATTCAGCTGGGATGCCGTAATATCTTTATCTACAACCGAACAGCACCAAATGCCAACCAAGTTGCACAGCACTTCAACGACTGGGCGGCAACACAGGGAATTGTAGGCACAAAAGGAGGGTCACATGAGATCTGCCGAGTCCTTCCATCGCTGTCAGAGCCATGGCCTCGGGCCTACCAACCTCCAACGATGGTGATCTCCTGTGTTCCAGCTACCAGCGCGAATGGGTCCGCGCCTGCTGATTTTGAGATGCCTCTGGACTGGCTTAGGAGTCCGACTGGTGGCGTCGTGGTCGAG TTGGCCTACGAGCCTCTGGTAACTCCATTGGTAGCCCAGATGCATGCTGTCAGAGACCACATGTCGCCATCATGGGTGGTCGTCGAcgggttggaggtggtcgCGGAAATGGCCATCGAGGCCTTTGAGCTGATGACTGGGCGCATGGCCCCCAAGAGGCTCATGAAGGAGGTGTGCAGGAAGACgtgggagcagcagcaacaacagcagcgcCAAGGCAGCGAGATGGCAATGTCGTCTTACTGA
- a CDS encoding hypothetical protein (COG:A; EggNog:ENOG503NZ0N), whose protein sequence is MATDEPSFDSSFNSYDTALAILPYESQWPTLNRIRSLYDAASHKWPPHVNLIYPFCPPSSLPAASHIISSILSTRKTTPDPFTIALTQPGHFPRRNESVCFLTSPYQDQREQLRDLVHDLVSGFKKRGVEGKNDRPFKMHLTMGQAAGEVGGKEWENLMGKLGLMSGCYFRVEELVILRRENAKMRLWGTVGVHDGKVTVLEETRGFDQGFLGEMGEEKGYRDELMSGRTVYWDEEMRIWGVAQEGDYDRDDSDEGQGRKTLTVASYNVLAEFEYPQKEDRYPLLVNNILDDKADADALVLQEVTDGFLSFLLSDERVSDRYPYCSHGPPDQPGMGPLPNFLNMVVLSKVAFDWESVSFQRKHKGALVARFRHVGKWQGGEFKPVVLAVVHLSHGLTDGAVASRKGDIKRLIGYLEENYGGCPWVLAGDWNIATSKEAIQEALEKKNVSDLTVEQWKGLDTIFKDAGLVDAWEVTAEDKDGGATWDPPVNGVAVTLSGGNIWPQRYDRILVRGEDFLDVKEFNMFGQEKGHVGDAVEESFASDHWGIRAVLSIGGLGDDEKEEMEQEQEPENPLVVPAHLEKAPKALSGVGGIKACLSELNVTPGEEEAAQRREAFELLKTLLLDATTKTPAAARLQSSVVVVPVGSYALGVWTTSSDIDVCCIGPFSSNTFFSVASSCLRKAATQGVRILRRVKANTGTMLELEVQGVRMDLQYCPAASVAQQWPNVLRLPAKDPVWSLAPQTLNKLKAIRDIDYLRRSIPDLVSFRLAHRFIKTWARSRGVYSARFGYLSGIQVAILLVRVQKLLAKSKPSVEDLITSFFTHYSAFDFATNLVFDPSFHTSVPQYTRSYREPLAILGYFPPGLNTASAATLPSVLTLQREFSLAASALSTSPSWSSFLSAPATTFLTQFKTYIKLDLSYWGLSPTKGASFLGWFESRCALLLVDIGRKCPSLHARIWPARYVEAADLTEDGGSYRGCYLIGLDKASEGLGKSELLNALGQLRGVLPRFEGQIRGDEKYFNPQNRWMSASLVNQTSLPELVLDVREWGEGNAGEEETEEEEDGEEELEEGGDDGEEDYEVEKKGRKKKGKKKEYVIVTREGKLRSAIDVMNRLRWDPGMESGDFVVGYEDRFLGAQEKELDDWKTEQTDEEFIPQHRILYFRRKSDDKVVWDRKRRIDEVFGGGE, encoded by the coding sequence atgGCGACCGACGAACCCTCATTCGACTCCTCATTCAACTCATACGACACagccctcgccatcctcccctaCGAGTCCCAATGGCCAACCCTTAACCGCATCCGCTCCCTCTACGACGCTGCCTCCCACAAATGGCCACCCCACGTCAACCTCATTTACCCCTTctgccccccttcctccctccccgccgctTCTCACATCATTTCCTCAATCCTCTCCACCCGGAAAACAACCCCTGACCCATTTACGATTGCACTCACTCAGCCAGGACACTTTCCCCGCCGCAACGAAAGTGTCTGTTTCCTCACTTCCCCCTACCAAGACCAGCGTGAACAGCTCAGAGACCTTGTTCATGATCTTGTCAGTGGATTTAAGAAACGGGGGGTAGAGGGGAAGAATGATCGACCCTTTAAGATGCATTTGACCATGGGGCAGGCTGCGGGCGAGGTAGGGGGTAAGGAGTGGGAAAATTTGATGGGAAAGTTGGGTCTGATGTCGGGGTGTTATTTCAGAGTGGAAGAACTGgtgattttgaggagggaaAATGCGAAGATGAGACTTTGGGGGACGGTGGGGGTGCATGATGGGAAGGTGACGGTTTTGGAAGAGACGAGGGGGTTCGATCAGGGGTTTTTGGGAGAGATGGGGGAAGAGAAGGGTTATAGAGATGAGCTGATGAGCGGGAGGACGGTGTActgggatgaggagatgcGGATTTGGGGGGTTGCTCAGGAGGGGGACTATGATCGAGATGACAGCGACGAAGGGCAAGGGAGAAAGACGTTGACGGTGGCGAGTTATAACGTTCTCGCTGAGTTTGAGTACCCACAAAAAGAGGACCGGTATCCCCTCCTTGTGAACAACATTCTCGACGACAAGGCCGACGCGGACGCGCTAGTCTTGCAGGAAGTCACGGATGGGTTCCTGTCGTTTCTGCTCAGTGACGAGAGAGTCTCGGATCGGTATCCGTATTGCTCTCACGGGCCGCCTGATCAGCCGGGTATGGGGCCGCTGCCGAATTTTCTAAATATGGTTGTCTTGAGCAAGGTCGCCTTTGACTGGGAATCTGTTTCTTTCCAGAGGAAGCACAAGGGTGCTTTGGTGGCTAGGTTTCGACATGTGGGAAAGTGGCAGGGGGGTGAGTTCAAGCCGGTTGTGCTGGCGGTGGTTCATCTCAGTCATGGACTTACTGATGGGGCGGTGGCATCGAGGAAGGGGGATATCAAGAGGTTGATTGGGTATTTGGAGGAGAATTATGGGGGGTGTCCTTGGGTGCTGGCTGGGGATTGGAATATTGCTACTTCGAAAGAGGCCATTCAGGAggcgctggagaagaagaatgtTTCGGACCTTACGGTTGAGCAGTGGAAAGGATTGGACACTATTTTCAAGGACGCCGGCTTGGTGGATGCCTGGGAGGTTACTGCTGAGGACAAGGATGGTGGTGCGACATGGGATCCGCCTGTCAATGGTGTTGCGGTGACTTTGAGTGGTGGAAATATCTGGCCACAGCGATATGACCGGATTCTTGTTCGCGGCGAGGATTTTCTCGATGTGAAGGAGTTCAACATGTTTGGTCAGGAAAAGGGCCATGTTGGAGATGCTGTCGAGGAGTCCTTCGCCAGTGACCACTGGGGGATCCGGGCTGTGCTCAGCATTGGAGGGCTTGGAGATGACGAGAAAGAGGAAATGGAACAGGAACAGGAGCCAGAAAACCCGCTTGTTGTGCCTGCTCATCTTGAGAAGGCGCCAAAGGCACTCTCGGGGGTTGGCGGTATCAAGGCTTGTCTCTCCGAGCTGAATGTCACCcccggcgaggaagaagctgccCAGAGAAGAGAGGCCTTTGAGCTGCTCAAAACTCTCCTTCTCGacgccaccaccaagaccccCGCTGCCGCCAGACTCCAATCTTCTGTAGTCGTCGTTCCCGTGGGCTCATACGCTCTCGGAGTATGGACAACCTCATCCGACATCGACGTCTGCTGCATCGGCCCCTTCAgctccaacaccttcttctccgttGCCTCCTCATGCCTCCGCAAAGCCGCCACCCAGGGTGTCCGCATTCTCCGCCGAGTCAAAGCCAACACAGGCACCATGCTCGAGCTCGAAGTCCAAGGCGTCAGAATGGACCTCCAATACTGCCCGGCCGCCTCCGTTGCTCAACAGTGGCCCAACGTCCTCCGGCTCCCAGCCAAAGATCCCGTCTGGTCCCTCGCCCCGCAGACCCTCAACAAGCTCAAAGCCATCCGCGACATTGATTACCTCCGCCGTTCCATCCCTGATCTTGTCTCTTTCCGCCTAGCCCACCGCTTCATCAAAACCTGGGCTAGATCCCGTGGGGTCTACTCCGCCCGCTTTGGGTACCTATCGGGAATCCAagtcgccatcctcctcgttcGCGTGCAGAAGCTTCTTGCCAAATCCAAACCTTCCGTCGAGGATTTGATCACTTCTTTCTTCACCCATTACTCCGCCTTTGACTTTGCCACCAATCTAGTCTTCGACCCAAGCTTTCACACCTCAGTACCGCAATACACACGCTCCTACCGCGAACCCCTCGCCATCCTGGGGTACTTCCCTCCCGGCCTTAacaccgcctccgccgccaccctcccctccgtccTGACTCTCCAAAGGGAATTTTCCCTTGCCGCTTCCGCCCTTTCTACCTCCCCATCCTGGTCATCCTTTCTCTCGGCTCCCGCAACAACGTTTTTAACACAGTTCAAAACCTATATCAAGCTCGATCTCTCCTACTGGGGCTTGTCACCCACAAAAGGAGCCTCTTTTCTCGGGTGGTTCGAGTCCCGCTGTGCGCTTTTACTGGTAGACATAGGAAGGAAGTGTCCCTCCCTCCACGCGAGGATCTGGCCAGCGAGGTATGTCGAGGCGGCTGATCTGACAGAGGATGGCGGGTCGTACAGGGGGTGTTATCTCATCGGACTGGACAAGGCGTCGGAAGGCTTGGGGAAGAGCGAGCTGCTGAACGCGCTGGGGCAGTTGCGGGGTGTGCTGCCGAGGTTTGAGGGGCAGATCAGGGGGGATGAGAAGTATTTTAATCCGCAGAATCGGTGGATGTCTGCCTCTCTGGTTAACCAGACCTCGCTTCCGGAGTTGGTGTTGGATGTGAgggagtggggggaggggaacgccggggaggaggagacggaagaggaggaggatggtgaggaggaattggaagaggggggggatgacggcgaggaggattatgaggttgagaagaaggggaggaagaagaagggaaagaagaaggagtaTGTTATTGTGACGAGAGAGGGGAAGCTGAGGAGCGCGATTGATGTGATGAACCGGTTGAGGTGGGATCCGGGGATGGAGTCGGGGGATTTTGTGGTGGGGTATGAGGATCGGTTCTTGGGAGCGCAGGAGAAGGAACTCGATGACTGGAAGACTGAGCAGACGGATGAGGAGTTTATTCCGCAGCATCGGATTCTGTATTTCAGGAGGAAGAGTGATGATAAGGTTGTTTGGGataggaagaggaggattgatgaggtttttgggggtggggagtgA
- a CDS encoding hypothetical protein (COG:K; EggNog:ENOG503PHKN), with amino-acid sequence MEFSVEERAPLATNTNPVSGGATASGPPPPPASDTGADAGSEAPANPRKRKKASRACDFCHVNHQPCDNGKPKCSVCTKHNKPCLYLRPTKRRGPQKGYRTALNTYKESAAAWGAVLDAIPGLDALIEGHLRGAAGKSMITAIKDSNQQEALISKWQQSSVFKAFFGHNGPAPTPPTENNNNNNNNNNNNQTTLDSKNNILPSQEVDEEDAPEEPPARPPPAKRATLQPPAPRSQSASSYVVPEQPRTPIQFPQLGSPFQPKDSASLSDIVAKDAAQAAMRTSQTLASLGFAPDETIADFYSMGSNPEPIADSNDPDFDPSLGSESEQRAYYELLMGRMFPG; translated from the exons ATGGAGTTCTCCGTCGAGGAACGCGCTCCCCtagccaccaacaccaaccccgtcTCCGGTGGTGCTACCGCTTCCggccctccgcctcccccagccAGTGACACCGGCGCCGATGCCGGGAGTGAGGCTCCGGCCAATCCCcgcaagaggaagaaggcctCCCGTGC TTGTGACTTCTGCCATGTCAACCATCAGCCATGTGACAATGGCAAGCCAAAATGCAGTGTCTGTACCAAACATAACAAGCCATGTTTATATCTCCGTCCAACCAAGAGACGTGGTCCCCAAAAAGGCTACCGCACTGCTCTCAACACCTACAAGGAGAGTGCCGCCGCATGGGGAGCTGTACTGGACGCCATCCCTGGACTTGACGCCCTGATAGAAGGCCATCTACGAGGAGCCGCCGGGAAGAGCATGATAACCGCTATCAAAGATTCCAATCAGCAGGAAGCCTTGATCAGCAAGTGGCAGCAGAGCTCAGTCTTCAAAGCCTTCTTTGGTCACAACGGCCCAGCACCCACTCCACCCACAGAgaacaataacaacaacaacaacaacaacaacaataaccaGACCACATTAGATTCCAAAAACAACATTCTACCATCACAAGAAgtcgacgaagaagacgcaCCAGAAGAACCACCCGCccggccaccaccagcaaagaGAGCCACACTCCAACCACCCGCCCCAAGAAGCCAATCAGCATCAAGCTACGTGGTACCAGAACAACCAAGAACTCCAATACAATTCCCCCAACTGGGCTCTCCTTTCCAACCAAAAGATTCCGCCAGCTTATCAGACATTGTAGCAAAAGATGCTGCCCAGGC AGCCATGAGGACCTCACAAACCCTCGCCTCTCTAGGCTTCGCCCCAGACGAAACAATAGCAGATTTCTACAGCATGGGCTCCAACCCAGAACCAATAGCCGACTCCAACGACCCAGACTTTGACCCGTCGCTCGGCAGCGAGTCGGAGCAGAGGGCTTATTACGAGttgctgatggggaggatgtttCCTGGATGA
- a CDS encoding hypothetical protein (EggNog:ENOG503A4ED) — MCCCALPAPPEPATPKAESGGVEETELDKLTPEGKRALKGKDKEVDPEAEVDPEAEVDPEAEVDPEAEVDPEAEVDPEAEVDPEAETVPEAEVIPEAEVVPKAEVVSKAEVVSKAEVVSKAEDVPKADVRRIRLRDPNTEIRGIRARDPKALRKRIRYDIGEGPQRGESSTTAAQRAQNDNPSEEDSFEEDEELREVPLPPEWVCRRKDSGKVFINLKTGKETDVDPRGTQEQLENVWRHPGRCDFPPDWDVFCDSAGRHYYADFSRSAPRRTRLDPRGDRIPRGAGGEILTPEHCHGWVKLRTRDHIPYYINKITGERSWEDPLEREGGRGTPPVPPEDLRNLLSLKRVGNAPRNVNTSTDGEETPEDPRAAWRAPARFVEALQMIPDHCPGWVKIWTAGNVPKYINTGTGEPDELPGWVAVQMPENVLHYINIRTGELAEEDPRDLLARRACSDPLRPWVWPSSTRFRRCDGTLAGAGAGEGSSAGGGEGSSSGASAKAGAEITPMEVLSSNMMFRTRDGTLVPSGIARADVASGSGGGAGAGVPEARELVRELVWLRVPRWMRDLVLEGVRDLVLEGVRDLVLEGVRDLVLEGVRDPVLEGVRDLVLEGVRDPVLEQILERVREQHQCSRRCCPAQ; from the exons ATGTGCTGCTGCGCTCTACCAGCACCACCCGAGCCAGCAACCCCAAAGGCGGAAAGCGGAGGAGTCGAGGAGACGGAGCTGGACAAGCTCACGCCAGAGGGTAAACGAGCACTGAAAGGGAAAGACAAAGAAGTCGACCCAGAGGCAGAAGTCGACCCAGAGGCAGAAGTCGACCCAGAGGCAGAAGTCGACCCAGAGGCAGAAGTCGACCCAGAGGCAGAAGTCGACCCAGAGGCAGAAGTCGACCCAGAGGCAGAAACCGTCCCAGAG GCAGAAGTCATCCCAGAGGCAGAAGTCGTCCCAAAGGCAGAAGTCGTCTCAAAGGCAGAAGTCGTCTCAAAGGCAGAAGTCGTCTCAAAGGCAGAAGACGTCCCAAAGGCAGATGTCAGAAGAATACGCCTACGAGACCCAAATACAGAAATCAGAGGAATACGTGCACGAGACCCAAAGGCACTACGCAAACGAATCCGTTACGACATAGGAGAAG GCCCCCAGCGAGGCGAGTCGTCTACAACAGCTGCTCAGCGTGCTCAAAACGATAATCCTTCTGAGGAAGATTCttttgaggaggacgaagaatTACGAGAAGTCCCGCTCCCCCCTGAGTGGGTATGTAGACGGAAGGACAGCGGCAAAGTTTTTATCAACCTCAAGACCGGGAAGGAGACCGATGTTGATCCGCGAGGAACACAGGAACAGCTCGAGAACGTGTGGCGGCATCCGGGACGTTGTGATTTCCCCCCTGACTGGGACGTATTTTGCGACTCTGCCGGCAGACATTATTATGCCGACTTCTCCAGAAGCGCACCCAGAAGGACGCGGCTGGACCCGCGAGGTGATCGCATTCCAAGAGGTGCTGGGGGAGAAATACTGACGCCGGAACATTGCCACGGTTGGGTGAAGTTGCGGACGCGTGACCACATTCCTTACTACATCAACAAGATCACAGGCGAGAGGTCGTGGGAGGATCCGCTGGAAAGAGAGGGGGGTAGGGGAACACCACCAGTGCCGCCGGAGGATTTGCGCAATTTGCTGAGTTTGAAGAGGGTTGGAAACGCGCCTCGCAATGTCAACACCAGCACAGACGGCGAGGAGACGCCGGAGGACCCGCGAGCTGCTTGGCGGGCTCCAGCACGTTTTGTGGAGGCATTACAGATGATACCGGACCATTGCCCCGGTTGGGTGAAGATATGGACGGCTGGAAATGTGCCTAAATATATCAACACCGGCACGGGCGAG CCGGACGAGTTGCCCGGTTGGGTGGCGGTTCAAATGCCCGAGAACGTGCTTCATTATATCAATATCAGGACTGGcgagctggcggaggaggatccGCGAGATTTGCTGGCTCGAAGAGCTTGTTCTGATCCACTGCGGCCGTGGGTTTGGCCCAGTTCGACGAGGTTCCGGAGGTGTGACGGTACGCTAGCTGGTGCGGGAGCCGGTGAGGGATCCagtgctggag ggggtgagggatcCAGTTCTGGAGCAAGTGCTAAAGCGGGTGCGGAAATAACACCAATGGAAGTTTTGTCTAGCAACATGATGTTCCGGACGCGTGACGGTACGCTAGTTCCAAGCGGTATTGCGAGAGCTGATGTGGCTTCGGGTTCTGGCGGGGGTGCTGGAGCGG GCGTACCAGAGGCGAGGGAACTGGTGCGGGAGCTGGTGTGGCTTCGGGTTCCGAGGTGGATGCGGGATCTagtgctggagggggtgagggatcTGGTactggagggggtgagggatcTGGTactggagggggtgagggatcTGGTactggag GGGGTTAGAGATCCAGTTCTGGAGGGGGTGCGGGAtctggtgctggagggggtgcgGGATCCGGTTCTGGAGCAAATACTGGAGCGGGTGCGGGAACAACACCAGTGCAGCCGAAGGTGTTGCCCAGCTCAATGA